The Bacteroidota bacterium nucleotide sequence AATGAGGTTTGCAAGAGTTGACTGTTCTTGTAAAGCAATCTGAATTTCTTCCGGTCGAATGTGCTTATTTTTTTTTTGTAACAATTTAAGTCGATCGATTTCGTGATCCAGAGTGAAATTCATCTTTTTCATCCCATTTGCTACTTCTGTTGCCCCTAAGGCTTCAGCAATTTTGGAGGCTTCTGACATCATATTAGGAAGAATGCTTTCCATAAAGCTGTCATTATCTATCAAATCGTCCATTTTACCGGGTAGCAATTGTTGGTCAAAGGTTTCAACTGAATATAAATGAGTTACATCCGTGCAACTGTGGTCAACAACAACTCTCAGGGGTGTATTGGGCAGAAAACGATCCACATAAATGCTTTGTTCTCCTGCTGTTTCAAGAACAAAAAGTAGCTCCAGGAGCAGGGCAGGGTTTCCTTTTTTACGAAGGACTCCAAAACTGACAGCTCCAGTTCCTGAACTCAATACCATGTCAATGGCATCTGTTACCATAGGATGATCCCAGCTGAGGAAACGAATATCTTCCCGGCTCAGTGCTCGCTTACGATCAAATGTGATTGAAACACCTGTATTTGGAATCGAAGGAAAAACCTCATTATTGGTTCTGTCAGGATGCAATAAATAGGTTTGGGGAGCAAGGTCTTCTATTTCAACACCAAAATGGTCAAAGACATTGTTCATGTATATTTCAAGACTCATATTAAGGTCTTCTGCCTTGATCAGCTCAACCAGTTTTTTTGCAATTTCAGGACGATAGGAATTCATTTCCAGTAAACGATCGCGCCCGTCTGCAAGGGTCTTTTTTAATTCTTTTTGGAAAATAGCTGTTTCAGCGATCAATGATTTCAATTGCTTTTCAGCATCAGGTGATGAGAGCGATATGGCAGTCTTGAGCAGACGATCGCTAAATAACTGAGCCAGTTGATTACCTCCTTCAAGGTTTTCCCTAAAAGCATCTAATCCTTCATGAAACCATCTGACAAGTACTTCTTGAGGGCTTCCTTCCAGGTATGGGACATGAATGTGGATATCATTTGACTGACCGATCCGGTCGAGGCGGCCTATTCGTTGTTCCAACAATTCTGGATGAAATGGCAAATCGAATAAAATGAGGTGATTTGCGAATTGAAAATTTCTTCCCTCGCTTCCTATTTCGGAACATATAAGTAATCGGGCACCATCTGTTTCTGAAAACCAAGCTGCATTTCTATCCCGTTGGACAATAGTGAGATCCTCATGAAAAACACCAACTTTCAGATTAATTCGATTAACTAGTGCCTGTTCCAAGGCAATCACCTTTTCTTTACTCCTGCAGATGAGTAGTGCTTTTGCAGGGTGTAGATCCTCCATTTTTTTTACAAGCCAGTCAACTCTTGGATCATTAGTGAACCAAAATTGTTGTTTAACCGAAGAGTCCACAGTAGACTCCATATCCACTAAAAACTCCTTTGACAAACGCTCTTTCCAAAGGTCAGACTCGTCTACGCCCTTGATTGGAATCAAGTGAGCCTTTCGCTTTGGAAAGCCGCTCATTGCTGATCGTGTATTTCGGAATACAACCCGGCCTGGTCCATGTTGGTCAAGCAAATCCTCGATTAGATTCTTCTGTGCTGAATATCCACCTACAGCCAGAGAATCTATTCTTTCTTTGCCAAATATCGATTGTAGTAAACTTTTATCCTTAGCCCGTAAAGATTTGCCTAATGATAATTTTTCAACAACATCAGCAATCTCTTTATGATCTGAAGATTCGTTTTTGAAAGCATCATAATCAGCGTATCTGTCAGGATCAAGTAAACGAAGTCGTGCAAAATGACTTTGAAGTCCCAATTGCTCAGGGGTAGCTGTCAGGAGAAGTAAGCCTTTTGCAACTTTACTCAATTGTTCAACAACACTGTAGGCTGGACTGACTTTATCAACTGACCATTCCAGATGATGTGCTTCATCTACAACCAGCATATCCCAATTGGCCGATAGTGCTTGTCGGGCTCTAATCTCTGAACCTGCTAAGAAAGCCGTACTACAAATGATTGATTGATTGTCCAGAAAAGGGTTTCCATCTGGTGCGCTCTTGTCAATTGAGGAACAACGCTCTTCATCAAAAATGTGAAACCACAGATTAAATCTTCGAAGTAATTCGACAAACCATTGATGAACAAGTGACTCAGGAACGAGAATCAAAACTCTTGATATCCGCCCACTTAAAAGTAAACGATGCAGAATTAAGCAAGCCTCTATTGTTTTTCCAAGACCTACCTGGTCTGACAGCAGGACACGAGGGGCATATCGCATACTCACCTCATGTGCAATGTAAAGTTGATGAGGAATCAGATCGATTCGGCCACCGACAAATCCATTTACAGGAGAAATTCTCCTATT carries:
- the rapA gene encoding RNA polymerase-associated protein RapA; its protein translation is MEIFFPDQRWTSEGEPELGLGIVTEISKSRVKIHFPVSGETRLYAIENAPVRRVFFKPGDTIVDTNKRSMLIERVHEDGKLFTYFGQDWTLSEADIGDVSVKYGLDDRLSMGDVDTPELFSLRRKTLQHDHNRRISPVNGFVGGRIDLIPHQLYIAHEVSMRYAPRVLLSDQVGLGKTIEACLILHRLLLSGRISRVLILVPESLVHQWFVELLRRFNLWFHIFDEERCSSIDKSAPDGNPFLDNQSIICSTAFLAGSEIRARQALSANWDMLVVDEAHHLEWSVDKVSPAYSVVEQLSKVAKGLLLLTATPEQLGLQSHFARLRLLDPDRYADYDAFKNESSDHKEIADVVEKLSLGKSLRAKDKSLLQSIFGKERIDSLAVGGYSAQKNLIEDLLDQHGPGRVVFRNTRSAMSGFPKRKAHLIPIKGVDESDLWKERLSKEFLVDMESTVDSSVKQQFWFTNDPRVDWLVKKMEDLHPAKALLICRSKEKVIALEQALVNRINLKVGVFHEDLTIVQRDRNAAWFSETDGARLLICSEIGSEGRNFQFANHLILFDLPFHPELLEQRIGRLDRIGQSNDIHIHVPYLEGSPQEVLVRWFHEGLDAFRENLEGGNQLAQLFSDRLLKTAISLSSPDAEKQLKSLIAETAIFQKELKKTLADGRDRLLEMNSYRPEIAKKLVELIKAEDLNMSLEIYMNNVFDHFGVEIEDLAPQTYLLHPDRTNNEVFPSIPNTGVSITFDRKRALSREDIRFLSWDHPMVTDAIDMVLSSGTGAVSFGVLRKKGNPALLLELLFVLETAGEQSIYVDRFLPNTPLRVVVDHSCTDVTHLYSVETFDQQLLPGKMDDLIDNDSFMESILPNMMSEASKIAEALGATEVANGMKKMNFTLDHEIDRLKLLQKKNKHIRPEEIQIALQEQSTLANLISEARIRLDALQLIRVN